In the Deinococcus aerolatus genome, one interval contains:
- a CDS encoding GNAT family N-acetyltransferase, with protein sequence MTVRPSGIRPATPADAPAIARIHVASWRETYAGLMPDDFLDRMTGEDMRERREVSWGRTIIRRLETVLVAELDGTVVAFASAGPARDHPGFEAELMTLYALKSVQGRGLGRALFGEVVQTLRADGMQNLALWVLDTNPTRAWYLRQGGREAGEKLDGALREVRVVWDRLPDGGLP encoded by the coding sequence ATGACCGTCCGCCCCTCTGGCATCCGCCCCGCTACCCCCGCCGACGCCCCGGCCATCGCCCGCATTCACGTCGCCAGCTGGCGTGAAACCTACGCGGGCCTGATGCCGGACGACTTTCTGGACCGGATGACAGGCGAGGACATGCGGGAGCGGCGCGAGGTGAGCTGGGGGCGCACCATCATCCGGAGGCTGGAAACCGTACTGGTGGCTGAGCTGGATGGAACGGTGGTGGCCTTCGCCTCTGCTGGTCCGGCCCGTGACCATCCCGGTTTTGAAGCCGAATTGATGACGCTGTACGCGCTGAAATCCGTTCAGGGGCGGGGGCTGGGGCGGGCACTGTTCGGGGAAGTTGTGCAGACGCTCAGGGCAGACGGCATGCAGAATCTGGCGCTGTGGGTGCTGGACACCAACCCCACACGGGCGTGGTATCTGCGCCAGGGCGGACGCGAGGCGGGCGAGAAGCTGGACGGGGCGCTGCGCGAGGTGCGGGTGGTCTGGGACCGGCTGCCCGATGGTGGCCTGCCGTGA
- a CDS encoding TRAP transporter substrate-binding protein: MGIDRRKFLKGAAVTAAASTVFSPHSFAQTGNVRWKCATSWPKSLDVLFGGAQMIADRVSAMTDGKFTIRAYEAGELVPGLQVLDAVQQGTVECGHSAGYYYVGKNPTLGFATGVPFGLTASEQNAWLYSAGGLELIREVYDDFGIINFPAGNTTAQMGGWFKKEVKTAADFKGLKMRIPGIGGQVMAKLGVNVQVLPGGEIYLALDRGAIDAAEWVGPHDDEKLGLQKAAKFYYYPGWWEPGATFDMMVGKKAYAALPKAYKEILASACAEANLAVAADYDAKNQAALQRLKKGGTQLRRYSNDILKAGSKAAQELHAENSAKNAGYKKVYTPWDSFRRSIHSWHQVNEKPLMDFTG, from the coding sequence ATGGGAATTGATCGTCGTAAGTTTTTGAAGGGAGCGGCCGTAACTGCTGCGGCCAGCACCGTCTTCTCGCCGCACAGCTTTGCCCAGACTGGCAACGTGCGCTGGAAATGCGCCACGAGCTGGCCCAAGAGCCTGGACGTGCTGTTCGGCGGCGCCCAGATGATCGCCGACCGCGTCAGCGCCATGACCGACGGCAAGTTCACCATCCGCGCCTATGAGGCGGGCGAACTGGTGCCGGGCCTGCAGGTGCTGGACGCCGTGCAGCAGGGCACCGTGGAGTGCGGCCATAGCGCCGGGTACTACTACGTGGGCAAGAACCCCACCCTGGGCTTTGCCACCGGCGTTCCCTTCGGCCTGACCGCCTCCGAGCAGAATGCCTGGCTGTACAGCGCGGGCGGCCTGGAACTGATCCGCGAGGTCTACGATGATTTCGGGATCATCAACTTCCCGGCGGGCAACACCACCGCGCAGATGGGCGGCTGGTTCAAGAAGGAAGTCAAGACAGCCGCAGACTTCAAGGGTCTCAAAATGCGCATTCCCGGGATCGGCGGTCAGGTTATGGCCAAGCTGGGCGTGAATGTGCAGGTGTTGCCTGGCGGTGAGATCTACCTGGCACTGGACCGTGGAGCCATCGACGCCGCCGAGTGGGTGGGTCCGCATGACGACGAGAAGTTGGGTCTGCAAAAAGCTGCCAAGTTCTACTACTACCCCGGCTGGTGGGAACCCGGCGCCACCTTTGACATGATGGTGGGCAAGAAGGCCTACGCCGCGCTGCCCAAGGCCTACAAGGAAATCCTGGCCAGCGCCTGCGCCGAGGCCAACCTAGCCGTGGCCGCCGATTACGACGCCAAGAACCAGGCCGCGCTGCAGCGCCTGAAGAAGGGCGGCACCCAACTGCGCCGCTATTCCAACGACATCCTTAAGGCAGGCAGCAAGGCCGCGCAGGAACTGCATGCCGAAAACTCGGCCAAGAACGCTGGCTACAAGAAGGTATACACGCCCTGGGATTCCTTCCGCCGCAGCATTCATTCCTGGCATCAGGTCAATGAGAAGCCGCTGATGGACTTCACCGGCTGA
- a CDS encoding TRAP transporter large permease, protein MEAIGLWMFLGAFILIFSGFPVAFSLAGTAIIFGLIGLSTGQFDTLLLRAIPDRVFGTMSNFTLLAIPYFVFMGGILGKSGLAEDLLRTAGLLFGRLRGGIAVAVVLVGLLLAATTGVVAATVVTMGLISLPIMLRYGYDKGLASGVIAASGTLGQVIPPSVVLVVLGSELGVSVGDLFLGSLVPGLMLAALYVAYVIVRSALSPNLAPAMPAAELNIRPSAMALQVLRAMIPPLLLIFAVLGSIFFGLATATEAGAVGALGAVLLAIANRKMTRGGLWEVTLSTARLTTFVIFILIGSTSFSLVFRALDGDLFMQNILANLPGGVLGFLILTNLAIFILGFFLDFFEIAFILLPIFAPVARELGVDMIWYGILLGINLQTSFLTPPFGFSLFYLRGIAGKQLATSDIYRGVIPFIFIQLFVLALCVAFPGLTGLRAAGP, encoded by the coding sequence ATGGAAGCGATTGGGCTGTGGATGTTTCTGGGCGCGTTTATCCTCATCTTCAGCGGTTTCCCAGTGGCCTTCTCGCTGGCCGGAACCGCAATCATCTTTGGCCTGATCGGTCTGAGTACAGGCCAGTTCGATACGCTGCTGCTGCGGGCCATTCCGGACCGTGTCTTCGGGACCATGAGCAACTTCACGTTGCTGGCCATTCCGTATTTCGTGTTCATGGGCGGCATCCTGGGCAAGAGCGGACTGGCCGAGGACCTGCTGCGGACGGCGGGGCTGCTGTTCGGGCGCCTGCGCGGCGGCATTGCGGTGGCCGTGGTGCTGGTGGGCCTGCTGCTGGCCGCAACCACCGGCGTGGTGGCCGCCACAGTGGTCACAATGGGACTGATCAGCCTGCCGATCATGCTGCGCTACGGCTACGACAAGGGGCTGGCCAGCGGCGTGATTGCAGCGTCCGGGACGCTGGGGCAGGTCATCCCTCCCAGCGTGGTGCTGGTGGTGCTGGGCAGCGAACTGGGTGTGTCGGTGGGCGACCTGTTCCTGGGATCGCTGGTGCCGGGCCTGATGCTGGCGGCCCTCTATGTCGCCTACGTGATCGTGCGCTCGGCCCTGAGTCCCAATCTCGCCCCGGCCATGCCCGCCGCCGAGCTGAACATCCGGCCTTCGGCGATGGCCCTGCAGGTGCTGCGGGCCATGATTCCGCCGCTGCTGCTGATTTTTGCGGTGCTGGGCTCGATCTTCTTCGGCCTGGCCACCGCCACCGAGGCCGGGGCGGTCGGGGCGCTGGGCGCGGTGCTGCTGGCCATTGCCAACCGCAAGATGACGCGCGGCGGACTATGGGAGGTGACCCTCTCCACCGCCCGGCTGACCACCTTCGTGATTTTCATCCTGATCGGCTCCACCTCGTTCTCGCTGGTGTTCCGGGCGCTGGACGGCGACCTGTTCATGCAGAACATCCTGGCCAACCTGCCGGGCGGGGTGCTGGGCTTCCTGATTCTGACCAACCTGGCCATTTTCATCCTGGGCTTCTTCCTGGATTTCTTCGAGATCGCCTTTATCCTGCTGCCTATTTTTGCGCCTGTCGCGCGCGAGCTGGGTGTCGATATGATCTGGTACGGCATTCTGCTGGGCATCAATCTCCAGACCAGCTTCCTGACCCCTCCCTTCGGGTTCTCGCTGTTCTACCTGCGTGGCATCGCGGGCAAACAGCTGGCGACCAGCGACATCTACCGGGGGGTCATCCCGTTCATCTTTATTCAGCTGTTCGTGCTGGCCCTCTGTGTGGCCTTCCCCGGCCTGACGGGATTGCGCGCCGCAGGACCGTAA
- a CDS encoding TRAP transporter small permease subunit has product MIGGVTLLMIGVGLFNVFGRFADRYLGTAFSSNSLLELQWYLFSVIFLLGGAYVLSVDEHVRVDVLYGRLAPRRRALINLIGTVLFLLPFCVIVLWVAIPWFQLSYGIQEGSSDPGGLLRWPIKLLLPIGFVLLFIQGISEAIKAAGALTGHYEYRTQDELDEVAALAAEVHLDRAGLDGLLVGLPDEAERKMNDDLRKK; this is encoded by the coding sequence GTGATCGGCGGGGTTACCCTGCTGATGATCGGCGTGGGCCTCTTTAACGTCTTCGGACGTTTTGCCGACCGCTATCTGGGCACCGCCTTCAGCAGCAATTCCCTGCTGGAACTGCAGTGGTACCTGTTCAGCGTGATCTTTCTGTTGGGCGGCGCGTACGTGCTGAGCGTGGACGAGCATGTGCGGGTGGACGTGCTGTACGGACGGCTGGCCCCCAGACGCCGGGCGCTGATTAACCTGATCGGCACCGTGCTGTTCCTGCTGCCGTTCTGCGTGATCGTGCTGTGGGTGGCGATTCCGTGGTTCCAGCTGAGTTACGGCATTCAGGAGGGCAGTTCTGATCCGGGTGGGTTGCTGCGCTGGCCAATCAAGCTATTGCTGCCCATCGGTTTCGTGCTGCTGTTTATTCAGGGCATCAGCGAGGCGATCAAGGCGGCGGGCGCCCTGACCGGCCACTACGAGTACCGCACCCAGGATGAGCTGGACGAGGTGGCTGCCCTGGCCGCTGAAGTCCACCTGGACCGCGCCGGGCTGGATGGGTTGCTGGTGGGCCTTCCCGACGAGGCCGAACGCAAAATGAACGACGACCTGAGGAAGAAGTAA
- a CDS encoding DoxX family protein, which translates to MFESPRPTPGVLALAAVFVAAGLTHFVAPQFFDRIVPPGLPMPAQAATLISGAAELAGGLGLLHPATRPAARWGLLVLLLAVFPANVYMAQEPQKFGVPAWVAWARLPLQPLLMWAVWRAGRQGRKR; encoded by the coding sequence ATGTTCGAATCTCCCCGTCCCACCCCCGGCGTGCTGGCGCTGGCGGCCGTGTTCGTCGCCGCAGGCCTCACGCATTTTGTCGCGCCGCAGTTCTTTGACCGCATCGTGCCGCCGGGCCTGCCTATGCCCGCCCAGGCGGCTACCCTGATCAGCGGCGCGGCAGAACTGGCCGGCGGGCTGGGGCTGCTGCACCCGGCCACCCGGCCAGCCGCACGCTGGGGGCTGCTGGTTCTGCTGCTGGCCGTCTTCCCCGCCAACGTCTACATGGCGCAGGAGCCGCAGAAGTTTGGTGTGCCCGCGTGGGTGGCCTGGGCCCGGTTGCCGCTGCAGCCCCTGCTGATGTGGGCCGTCTGGCGGGCCGGCCGCCAGGGCCGCAAACGCTAG
- the dcd gene encoding dCTP deaminase, with protein sequence MSILPDWRIRELAHAGMIDPFEDRLVRTAENQQVISYGLSSFGYDLRCADEWKIFTNVNSAIVDPKHFDERSFVDITANEIIIPPNSFALARSLEYLKIPDTVMVVALGKSTYARCGLVANVTPLEPGWEGHVTLEFSNTTPLPAKMYAFEGCVQLLFFEGERPEVTYGDRKGKYQGQRGVTLPRL encoded by the coding sequence GTGAGCATTCTGCCCGACTGGCGTATCCGTGAACTGGCCCATGCGGGCATGATCGACCCCTTTGAGGACCGGCTGGTCCGCACCGCCGAGAACCAGCAGGTGATCAGCTACGGCCTGAGCAGCTTCGGCTACGACCTGCGCTGCGCCGACGAGTGGAAGATCTTTACCAACGTCAACAGCGCCATCGTTGATCCCAAGCACTTCGACGAGCGCAGCTTCGTGGACATCACCGCCAACGAGATCATCATTCCGCCCAACTCCTTTGCCCTGGCCCGCAGCCTGGAATACCTGAAAATTCCCGACACGGTGATGGTGGTGGCGCTGGGCAAATCGACCTACGCACGCTGCGGCCTTGTGGCGAACGTCACGCCGCTGGAGCCCGGCTGGGAAGGCCACGTCACGCTGGAATTCTCCAACACCACGCCGCTGCCCGCCAAGATGTACGCCTTTGAGGGCTGCGTCCAGCTGCTGTTTTTCGAGGGCGAGCGTCCTGAAGTAACCTACGGGGACCGCAAGGGCAAGTACCAGGGCCAGCGCGGCGTGACGCTGCCCAGGCTATGA